In Triticum aestivum cultivar Chinese Spring chromosome 5B, IWGSC CS RefSeq v2.1, whole genome shotgun sequence, the following proteins share a genomic window:
- the LOC123117752 gene encoding uncharacterized protein OsI_031781: MDMVKNIACTLFLVAIVVAATLVPAASGASEKSIEGMDSSIKKAFDAVIAAAPASKRSAVESFVLKQKVAATASLNEAAGDKMKVDEIVTAYKTASEAVLAAKPADRYAVFDKTFSEAGHPPTVKAVDALEYSFKEAIGDVVAAAPAPQQDEMKALVFQQTVVAANKLAQSAKDKKVFAAVTTAYKVASDAVLAAAPADKYSVMEKTFAEAADVKAA, translated from the coding sequence ATGGACATGGTCAAGAACATTGCATGCACATTGTTCCTTGTTGCCATTGTGGTGGCAGCCACATTGGTACCGGCGGCAAGCGGCGCCAGCGAGAAATCCATTGAAGGGATGGATTCATCCATCAAGAAGGCCTTtgacgcggtcatcgccgccgccccagcatccaaAAGGTCTGCAGTAGAATCATTCGTGCTCAAGCAGAAAGTCGCGGCCACCGCCTCGCTCAATGAGGCCGCTGGAGATAAGATGAAAGTTGATGAAATTGTCACCGCCTATAAGACGGCCTCCGAGGCGGTCCTTGCCGCTAAACCCGCCGACAGATATGCCGTATTTGACAAAACCTTCAGCGAGGCTGGTCATCCTCCCACCGTGAAGGCCGTCGACGCATTGGAGTATTCCTTCAAGGAGGCCATTGGTGATGTCGTCGCTGCTGCCCCAGCACCACAGCAGGACGAAATGAAAGCCCTCGTGTTCCAGCAGACCGTCGTCGCTGCCAACAAGCTTGCCCAGTCTGCAAAGGACAAGAAGGTATTTGCTGCGGTTACCACTGCCTACAAGGTGGCTTCTGATGCAGTCCTTGCCGCTGCGCCCGCCGACAAGTATTCCGTAATGGAAAAAACCTTCGCGGAGGCTGCTGATGTCAAAGCAGCATGA